One genomic region from Spirosoma sp. KCTC 42546 encodes:
- a CDS encoding TonB-dependent receptor has protein sequence MKELRQPLSLLRSLMKFTVYQLLVVALVAGLATARPVDAQKVMDQRITLRADNLTLKTVLNQLGRQADVRFAYRSALVQLNDRVSLSATNQPLVAVLDNLLRAHQLTYQVKGRQIILNQEPPPPIIELPYNTDLNSTDRNLSGTVSDEGGNRLPGVSIVVKGTNRGTTTDANGQFRMTLLTGDDVLVFSFVGYLSQEITVGNQTAVNVSLAVDTKNLNEVVVVGYGTQKRSDLTGSISSVKAEEVKNLPVRSVNEALQGRAAGVQVTRNDGSPGASSDIVIRGVGSIGGMSPLYIVDGIRMSAGNNFNLQDVESIEILKDASAAAIYGAQAAGGVVLVTTKRGTSVDKMKINFNAYYGVRQPRNLYKMLNTADYITAKKAFGVNTSGWGDPSTLPDNDWAKDLFTNGSDQSYSLSLSGATTKTNYYVSANYQREGGTLIDNWFERYGIRSNADFRINKKLKVGETLYAWKTGTNPVVTSTFPFRSAPVVPIYDPTNSFGGWAKTGTFFTGPNLVGQEYQNHMQNETYALEGNLYADWEILKGLNLRSTFGASIYNVHNYRFTEAYDYGTVANRNAFLSRDINSQQNLTANFVLTYAKTVGEHEFKVLAGYEAYKSDLSTLHAEAQSFPYVTYNLALSSNPSSYVAAGAELPQTRLLSQFGRINYTYANKYLLTATVRRDGSDRFGPANKFGVFPSVSVGWKLNEEAFIRDNLTYVSNLKLRASYGKLGSTSNIPQYTYQNSYGGTGGTTSMGLPDGSRFKGYALTAQLANQDIKWESVLQTDIGLDIGLLNNALNITADWYSRQTNDMIYQVPVAMSAGFGSTTVFTNIGQMSNKGLELAVDYRGKKGAFTYGIAANASFNRNLVKKLDGTNNNPINDGPAGDYLESVVSRTQAGQPLGQFYGYKTDGIFQTNAEVQALNQKAQEAAAATGGATTGVYYQAAATGAGDLKFQDLNGDGRITSADKTFIGNPWPKMTYGVTLNMAWKGLDFSALFQGIAGVDVFNANKYYTSIFVGDYNTTRDIFNTSYFNGNGLTNLPRVGYTDASGNYVRDPNANYTRISDYAVENGAFLKLRTIQIGYTLPASLMKQWKMSGIRVYAQGQNLLTFTKYSGLDPEVVGRSSGSNAASTGRGIDTIYSYPRTTLISMGIDVTF, from the coding sequence TGACCGGGTATCGCTGAGTGCAACGAACCAACCTTTGGTGGCTGTATTGGATAATCTATTAAGAGCCCACCAACTTACGTATCAGGTAAAAGGTCGGCAGATTATTCTCAATCAGGAACCCCCACCACCAATCATTGAATTACCTTATAATACAGACCTAAACTCTACCGACCGGAATCTGTCAGGAACCGTTTCGGACGAAGGTGGAAACCGACTCCCCGGTGTGAGTATTGTGGTGAAAGGCACTAACCGGGGTACCACCACCGATGCCAATGGCCAGTTCCGGATGACCTTACTCACGGGCGATGATGTACTGGTCTTCAGTTTTGTGGGCTACCTATCCCAGGAAATTACGGTAGGTAATCAGACCGCAGTCAATGTCAGTTTAGCCGTCGACACCAAAAACCTCAACGAGGTGGTGGTAGTTGGGTATGGTACGCAGAAACGGTCGGACCTAACCGGGTCTATTTCTTCCGTAAAAGCAGAAGAAGTGAAGAACCTGCCCGTTCGGAGTGTGAATGAAGCCTTACAGGGCCGGGCTGCGGGTGTTCAGGTAACCCGGAATGATGGCTCGCCCGGTGCCAGTTCCGATATTGTGATCCGGGGGGTTGGCTCCATTGGTGGCATGTCCCCGCTGTATATCGTCGATGGCATCCGAATGTCGGCGGGCAACAACTTCAACCTTCAGGATGTCGAGTCCATTGAGATTCTGAAAGATGCCAGCGCTGCTGCCATTTACGGTGCCCAGGCTGCTGGTGGTGTTGTGCTCGTGACCACCAAGCGCGGAACCAGTGTCGATAAAATGAAGATCAACTTCAATGCCTATTATGGCGTTCGGCAGCCCCGTAATCTGTATAAAATGCTGAATACGGCCGATTACATCACGGCAAAAAAAGCCTTTGGCGTGAACACAAGTGGCTGGGGCGACCCCAGCACATTACCCGATAATGACTGGGCAAAGGACTTGTTCACCAACGGATCGGATCAGAGTTATTCCTTATCCTTATCAGGGGCTACAACTAAAACCAATTATTATGTTTCGGCCAATTACCAGCGGGAAGGAGGCACCCTGATCGACAACTGGTTTGAGCGGTACGGAATTCGGTCGAATGCCGACTTCAGGATCAATAAGAAACTGAAAGTAGGCGAAACGCTCTATGCCTGGAAAACCGGAACCAATCCCGTTGTTACCAGTACGTTCCCCTTTCGTTCTGCGCCTGTTGTTCCTATCTACGATCCCACCAATTCGTTTGGGGGCTGGGCTAAAACAGGCACCTTTTTTACCGGTCCCAATCTCGTAGGGCAGGAATACCAGAACCACATGCAGAATGAAACCTACGCATTGGAAGGCAACCTGTATGCCGATTGGGAAATTCTGAAAGGGCTGAATCTTCGTTCCACCTTTGGGGCGTCAATCTATAACGTACACAACTACCGATTTACGGAAGCCTACGACTACGGTACCGTTGCCAATCGCAACGCCTTTTTGAGCCGGGACATCAACAGTCAGCAAAACCTGACGGCCAACTTTGTCCTGACGTACGCCAAAACCGTTGGTGAGCATGAGTTTAAGGTATTGGCAGGTTATGAAGCGTATAAATCCGATTTGAGTACGCTACATGCCGAAGCCCAGAGCTTCCCCTACGTTACCTATAACCTGGCTCTGAGCAGCAACCCAAGCAGCTACGTAGCCGCCGGTGCCGAGTTACCTCAAACCCGGTTGCTTTCCCAATTTGGGCGGATCAACTACACTTATGCCAACAAGTACCTGCTGACGGCCACCGTCCGTCGGGATGGTTCGGACCGATTCGGCCCAGCCAATAAATTCGGCGTTTTCCCGTCGGTGTCGGTCGGCTGGAAACTGAACGAGGAGGCCTTTATCCGGGATAATCTGACCTACGTTTCGAACCTGAAGCTCCGGGCCAGTTACGGAAAGCTGGGAAGCACCAGCAACATTCCCCAATATACATACCAGAATTCCTACGGCGGAACGGGTGGCACAACCAGCATGGGTCTGCCTGATGGTTCCCGTTTCAAAGGCTATGCCCTGACCGCTCAACTGGCGAATCAGGACATCAAATGGGAGTCTGTGCTTCAAACGGATATTGGTCTGGATATTGGCCTGTTGAATAACGCCCTGAATATTACTGCCGACTGGTACAGCCGCCAGACAAACGACATGATTTACCAGGTTCCGGTTGCCATGTCGGCTGGTTTTGGTAGTACCACCGTGTTCACCAATATTGGGCAGATGAGTAATAAAGGGCTTGAGCTGGCGGTCGATTATCGGGGCAAAAAAGGTGCATTCACCTACGGCATTGCCGCCAATGCATCGTTTAACCGAAATCTGGTCAAGAAGCTGGATGGCACCAACAACAACCCGATCAACGACGGTCCCGCCGGCGATTACCTGGAAAGTGTTGTGTCTCGCACCCAGGCAGGACAGCCCTTGGGTCAGTTTTATGGTTACAAAACCGATGGAATTTTCCAGACCAATGCCGAGGTACAAGCCCTGAACCAAAAAGCGCAGGAAGCTGCGGCAGCAACGGGTGGCGCCACCACGGGCGTTTATTATCAGGCAGCTGCCACCGGAGCGGGCGACCTGAAATTCCAGGATTTGAATGGCGACGGCCGGATTACCTCCGCAGATAAAACCTTCATTGGCAATCCCTGGCCCAAAATGACCTACGGGGTTACGCTGAACATGGCCTGGAAAGGACTGGATTTTTCGGCACTGTTTCAGGGCATTGCGGGTGTGGATGTGTTCAATGCCAACAAATACTACACCTCGATTTTCGTGGGTGACTACAACACCACCCGCGACATTTTCAATACGTCTTACTTCAATGGCAATGGGCTTACCAACCTGCCTCGCGTAGGGTACACGGATGCGTCGGGCAACTACGTTCGCGATCCGAATGCCAACTATACGCGCATTTCAGATTACGCCGTCGAAAACGGAGCCTTCCTCAAACTGCGTACCATTCAGATTGGGTACACGCTTCCGGCTTCGCTGATGAAACAGTGGAAAATGTCGGGCATTCGGGTGTATGCGCAAGGGCAAAACCTGCTGACATTCACCAAGTATTCAGGGCTTGACCCGGAAGTAGTAGGACGCAGCAGCGGCTCAAATGCAGCCTCTACCGGCCGGGGAATCGATACAATTTATTCCTATCCGCGCACGACGCTTATCTCCATGGGCATTGATGTGACTTTCTAA
- a CDS encoding RagB/SusD family nutrient uptake outer membrane protein: MKIVVKLSLFVLLLSLAACKESFVNVDNPGAISTASYPGTIADLEQLLAGAYSTQHAPNLYGHNMLAKNTYLWDHTTDLSWQGTTTWIQLAQNNSQVNDSFLQGTWQDLWRGVQRCNTLLAGIETFSAKANAADAASANLIKGQTLYLRAWYYFYLTSQWGESFLVDGQGGDKMGVPIITKTSSSLPETQVARATVKQCWDFIISDLKAAETILNGKTWTGATDKYKVGGWGVKAFLGKVYVYTQDWANAKTYLADVVTNSGKSLVPFDTYKTMFNAQSEFNSESLIELNLNIDMTYRGTDDRSMGSSIGMVIAPTFVGPTGGQAASAWSNVFPHAKNIARFGFNLGHYFPAGTATANIANVDKSYITKSVAARTNKTVDPRLWVSCLQPYVDSMIVLGVKQPISHYLDISEIDMEAWSFRKYINLAGTEGEVNMANGDNILWLRLADIYLLYAETLTHTGDNATALEYVNKVRRRAYGYAVNTASAVDYKTLTDQTSAPDAVLKNDPLKYERWAELFGEGHWWFDVCRWKIGDKEAAYYQRVRGGAIQWEPTDYAQPIPINEITSNVSMKQNPGY; this comes from the coding sequence ATGAAAATAGTAGTCAAACTTTCCCTATTTGTCTTACTCCTGAGTCTGGCAGCCTGTAAAGAGAGTTTTGTGAATGTAGACAATCCCGGCGCTATTTCGACCGCCAGTTACCCCGGCACAATCGCTGACCTGGAACAACTCCTGGCAGGTGCTTATTCAACCCAACATGCCCCGAATTTATACGGGCATAACATGCTGGCCAAAAACACCTACCTCTGGGACCATACTACAGATTTAAGCTGGCAGGGAACCACCACCTGGATTCAACTGGCGCAGAATAACTCGCAGGTCAATGATAGTTTCCTGCAAGGGACCTGGCAGGATTTATGGCGGGGTGTCCAACGCTGTAACACCTTGCTGGCGGGTATTGAAACCTTCAGTGCTAAAGCGAATGCTGCGGATGCAGCATCGGCAAACCTGATTAAGGGACAGACACTTTACCTGCGCGCCTGGTACTACTTCTATCTGACTTCTCAGTGGGGAGAAAGCTTCCTAGTTGATGGGCAGGGGGGCGATAAAATGGGCGTACCTATTATCACCAAAACGTCTAGTAGCCTCCCCGAAACACAGGTGGCACGGGCTACGGTCAAACAGTGCTGGGATTTCATTATCTCGGATCTGAAAGCCGCCGAAACGATATTAAACGGAAAAACCTGGACTGGCGCTACGGATAAATACAAAGTGGGCGGCTGGGGCGTAAAAGCGTTTCTGGGTAAAGTGTATGTGTACACGCAGGACTGGGCCAATGCGAAAACGTACCTGGCGGATGTAGTCACCAACAGCGGCAAGTCGCTGGTGCCGTTCGACACTTATAAAACCATGTTCAACGCCCAAAGTGAGTTCAACTCCGAATCATTGATTGAGCTTAATCTGAATATTGACATGACCTACCGGGGTACAGACGATCGATCAATGGGGTCCAGTATCGGGATGGTGATTGCGCCAACCTTTGTTGGGCCAACGGGCGGACAGGCAGCATCGGCCTGGTCCAACGTGTTTCCACATGCCAAAAACATAGCCCGGTTTGGCTTTAATCTGGGGCATTATTTCCCGGCGGGAACCGCCACAGCCAACATCGCCAATGTCGACAAGTCATACATCACGAAATCGGTGGCGGCCCGAACCAACAAAACCGTGGACCCTCGCTTGTGGGTGTCCTGCCTGCAACCCTACGTCGATTCAATGATTGTACTCGGCGTTAAGCAGCCCATTTCGCACTATCTGGACATTTCGGAAATCGATATGGAAGCCTGGAGTTTCCGAAAATACATTAATCTGGCGGGTACAGAAGGCGAGGTAAACATGGCTAATGGCGACAACATTCTGTGGCTCAGGCTGGCGGACATCTACCTGCTCTACGCCGAAACCCTGACCCATACCGGCGACAATGCCACCGCGCTGGAATATGTCAATAAAGTCCGACGGCGAGCGTATGGCTATGCCGTCAATACGGCTTCAGCAGTCGATTATAAAACCCTGACCGATCAGACCAGCGCACCCGACGCGGTGCTCAAAAACGACCCACTCAAGTATGAACGATGGGCCGAACTGTTTGGCGAAGGCCATTGGTGGTTCGATGTCTGTCGATGGAAAATCGGCGATAAAGAAGCCGCCTATTACCAGCGGGTTCGTGGGGGTGCCATTCAATGGGAACCAACGGATTACGCCCAACCCATCCCGATCAATGAGATCACCTCAAACGTTAGTATGAAGCAAAATCCGGGTTATTAA
- a CDS encoding PQQ-binding-like beta-propeller repeat protein, with protein MKYIIYLGSIGVLGLLFAAISPNQDETYTDQPGNVDWVHYGGNKAGNRYSPLTQINLDNVNQLQVAWTFDAAGLDGKTGRQPEIQCQPIVVNGVLYGTTPKLTLFAVRANTGEKLWAFDPFSNKQARFNPNRGVLYWADGPDRRILFTAGPTLFAINALTGEPVAQFGKNGEVDLREGMLNDPAFDLKKLSVTVTSPGVIHKDLLVMGCTVSEYGDAAPGHVRAFDIRTGQIRWTFHTIPQPGEAGYETWPKDVYKKIGGANNWAGMVLDEKRGMVYLGTGSPAVDFYGGSRAGQNLYADCILALNAETGKMKWYYQTVHHDLWDRDLPCQPNLITVKHNGKLVDAVEQSTKDGLVYVLDRDTGASLFPVEERSVPTSGLPGEQPWPNQRFPLKPAPFARQVFTEADITDRTPEAHAFVKERFQKTRSGSKFMPPSLEGTLFFGIGGGAEWGGNAADPDGILYQNSNEMVWDLTMMDLAARNAEIASKGKSLYQANCAACHGVDRKGSGQAYPSLVDIGKRLTGQDIQAILKTGRGRMPSFEHISEQDRSTLVRFLLNTETKASETGDQHSAGAPTAVVQKAEFPYIPPYINNGWTRFVDPDGYPAVKPPWGTLNAIDLNTGEYLWKVPLGEFPELTKKGIPLTGTENYGGPIVTAGGLVFIAATYDERIRAFDRKTGRVVWEYQLPAGGFATPITYQVNGKQYVVIAAGGVKNGHKPGGSYIAFALP; from the coding sequence ATGAAGTACATCATCTATCTCGGATCGATTGGGGTATTAGGGTTGCTGTTCGCGGCCATTAGCCCTAATCAAGACGAGACCTATACCGATCAGCCGGGGAATGTCGACTGGGTTCATTATGGGGGCAATAAGGCAGGCAACCGCTATTCGCCCCTTACCCAGATCAATCTCGACAACGTTAACCAATTACAGGTAGCCTGGACGTTTGACGCGGCTGGACTCGACGGAAAAACCGGCCGTCAGCCTGAAATTCAGTGCCAGCCGATTGTGGTCAACGGCGTTCTCTATGGCACCACACCGAAGCTTACGTTATTTGCGGTGAGAGCTAATACGGGTGAGAAACTCTGGGCATTTGACCCCTTCAGCAACAAACAAGCCCGCTTTAACCCAAACCGGGGAGTTCTTTATTGGGCAGATGGACCCGACAGACGGATTCTGTTTACCGCAGGCCCTACCCTCTTCGCCATTAATGCGCTAACGGGCGAACCGGTTGCGCAGTTCGGCAAAAACGGGGAGGTCGACTTACGGGAAGGCATGCTGAATGACCCAGCGTTTGATCTTAAAAAACTATCCGTTACGGTAACCAGTCCGGGCGTTATTCACAAGGATTTGCTGGTCATGGGATGCACGGTTTCCGAATATGGCGATGCGGCACCAGGTCATGTGCGCGCTTTCGATATCCGTACGGGCCAGATTCGCTGGACGTTCCATACCATTCCGCAACCGGGAGAAGCGGGGTATGAAACCTGGCCTAAAGATGTCTACAAAAAAATAGGAGGAGCCAACAACTGGGCGGGTATGGTGCTTGACGAAAAACGAGGCATGGTCTACTTAGGCACTGGTTCGCCAGCAGTCGATTTTTACGGAGGAAGTCGGGCCGGGCAAAATCTGTATGCTGATTGCATCCTCGCCCTGAATGCCGAAACGGGCAAGATGAAGTGGTATTACCAGACCGTGCATCACGACCTCTGGGATCGGGACCTACCCTGCCAACCCAATCTGATTACGGTAAAGCACAACGGCAAATTAGTCGATGCCGTTGAACAATCCACCAAAGATGGCTTGGTGTATGTGCTTGATCGTGATACGGGCGCGTCCCTCTTCCCTGTCGAGGAAAGGTCCGTTCCCACCTCCGGCCTTCCGGGCGAACAGCCCTGGCCCAACCAACGCTTTCCGCTAAAACCCGCACCCTTTGCCCGGCAGGTATTCACCGAAGCCGACATTACCGACCGTACTCCCGAAGCGCATGCCTTCGTGAAAGAGCGATTCCAGAAAACGCGGTCTGGCAGTAAGTTTATGCCGCCGAGCCTGGAAGGTACGCTGTTTTTCGGTATTGGCGGTGGCGCAGAATGGGGTGGCAATGCGGCCGACCCCGATGGCATCCTGTACCAGAATTCCAACGAAATGGTCTGGGATTTAACGATGATGGATCTGGCCGCACGAAACGCCGAGATTGCCTCGAAAGGAAAATCGCTGTACCAGGCTAATTGTGCCGCCTGCCACGGGGTCGACCGGAAAGGGAGCGGTCAGGCCTACCCTAGCCTGGTCGATATTGGCAAACGACTAACGGGACAGGATATTCAGGCTATTCTGAAAACGGGTCGGGGACGGATGCCCTCCTTCGAGCATATTTCCGAGCAGGACCGCAGTACACTTGTCCGCTTTCTGCTCAACACCGAAACTAAAGCCAGTGAAACGGGCGATCAGCATAGCGCCGGGGCGCCTACAGCTGTTGTGCAGAAAGCCGAATTCCCGTACATCCCGCCCTATATCAATAACGGCTGGACGCGCTTCGTAGACCCCGATGGTTACCCTGCCGTGAAACCACCCTGGGGCACGCTCAACGCCATTGACCTGAACACGGGCGAATACCTCTGGAAAGTTCCGCTGGGTGAGTTTCCCGAATTAACCAAAAAGGGAATACCACTTACGGGCACCGAAAACTATGGTGGCCCCATTGTAACAGCCGGTGGACTGGTCTTCATTGCCGCCACCTACGACGAACGGATACGGGCTTTCGACCGAAAAACGGGCAGGGTTGTCTGGGAATATCAGCTTCCGGCAGGCGGTTTTGCTACTCCCATTACGTATCAGGTCAATGGCAAACAGTACGTGGTTATTGCAGCTGGGGGCGTAAAAAACGGCCACAAACCCGGCGGGTCTTACATTGCCTTTGCCTTACCTTAA